GCCGCTGGTCCTCACCACCGAGCGCTCCGCGACCGACGCGATGGCCGAGGTCGCCGACGTGGTGACGGCCGGCGCGGACGAGCTCGACCTCGCCGCGGCCCTGGCCCGGCTCCGGGAGCGGGGGCTGCGGCGGGTGGTCTGCGAGGGTGGTGCCCGGCTGAACGAGTCGCTGCTCGCCGCCGACCTGGTCGACGAGCTGGTCCTCACCACCTCGCCGTCCCTGGTCGGCGGGGACGCCGCCCGGATCGTGGCGGGTCCCGGCCTGCGGCCCCCGCGTCGGGCCCGGCTCGCGTCGGTGTTGACCGAGGACGACCACCTCTTCACCCGCTGGGCGCTGCGGTAGCCACCTCAGACCAGGTTGAGCAGCCGGGCTTGCTCGACCGCCTGCTGACGACCCGACACCTGCAGCTTGCGGTAGATGTTGCGCAGGTGCGTCTTGACCGTGTTGCCGGAGATGAACAGGTCGTCGGCCAGCTGGGACAGGGTCAGCTCGGAGTCCAGGTGGCGCAGCACCCGCAGCTCGGTGGGGGAGAGCTGGGCGCCCCGGTAGCGCAGCCGCGCCATCAGCAGGCTCTGCCGCGACCCGGACCGGCCCACCCCGGACCGGTCGCTGACCACGTCCAGCTGGGAGTGCGCCCGGGCCGCGACAGCAGGCTCCTCCGCCTGCTCGGCAGCGACCACGAGCGTGGAGAGCAGCCCGATCTGGTCCCGCGCCGGGGTCCCGGGGAGCTCCAGGTACGGGGACAGCAGCTGCACCGCCTCCGCCGGTCGGCCCCGTTTGACCAGCAGCCGGCCCCGGCAGAGGTCGACCAGCTGGCGCTGCCCGGGTGGGGCGACCGCGTCGAGCCGGTCGACCTCCCGGGCGGCCTCGTCCAGCCGGCCCAGCTCGAGCAACCCGCGGAACACCGCCATGCTCACCAGGGCCTGCTGCGCGCCGGTCAGGTGCGGGGTGTCGCGACGGAAGGTCAGTGCGCGCTCCAGCCCGGCGGTCTCCCGGCCCTCCAGCACGAGCAGGGTCGACTCGAGCCAGGTGACCAGGGCGCCGTCGGCCGCGCGGGTCCGCCCACCGGGGAAGTGGCGGGTCAGGAGGGCGCGCACGGCCTCGAGGTCCAGGTCGTCGACCAGGGTCAGGGCCGCGCCGATCCGCGCCAGGGCCAGCACCGACTCCACGACGTCCCTGGTCGCCGCCAGGTGCTCGGCCTCGGTCACCAGGTGACGTGACCGCTCGTTGTGCCCGTTCATCGCGCAGGCCACGCTCGAGGCGCCGAGGCACTCCACGGCGAGCCACCACAGCTCTGCCAGCCGGGCCAGCGTGACGGCCTCGGTCAGCACCACCTCCGCCTCGCGGTAGCGGCCGTGGTGCAGCAGCCAGAAGCCGTACTCCGCCCGCAGCCCGCAGACCACCGCGCGGACGTGGCGGGGGCCGTCGGTGGCGCCGTGCTGCTCCGGGGCCGGGTGCCGGGCCAGGGTGAGGTCGGGGGAGGAGCGGTAGCCGACGGAGCGCCACACGAGCAGCCGGAACGCCGCCAGCGCGCTCTGACCGGCCGGGCTCAGCACGGTGGTCGAGGCCGCGAGCTGGGCCTCGACGCTGGCCAGCACGGCGGTCGCGTCGACCGACTCCCCGCTGTAGATCCAGGCCGCCCCGCGCATCAGCGTGGTCCGCCAGTCCGCGCCCTGGGGGAGGTCGTCGAGCAGGGTCAGCACCTCGCCGGCGTACCGGGGCACGAGGTGGACGAACTCCTCGGAGAGCACGTCGACGGCGAGGTCGTGGTCCCCGCCCGCCAGCAGCAGCCGGACCGCCCCCAGCACGTCCCCCTCCCGGCGCAGCCACCGGGCGGCCCTGCGGTTGAGCACCTGCGCGGCCCTCTCGTCGCCCAGCCGCAGCCCGTGCTGGAGCCGCTGCCGCAGCACCGGGTTGAGCGCGACCCGGTCACTCCCCAGCCACTGCATCGGCACGCCCCGCTCGTGCAGGTGGGCCAGCCGGCCCAGGGCGTCGCGGCGGTCGGTGACGGTGGCGGCGGAGACGGCGGTCAGCACCGGCAGCACCGAGGCGTCGCGGAGCAGCCGGCGGTCCTCCGGCGGCAGGTGGTCCAGCACCTCGGAGTCGACGTAGCTGTGCAGCAGCGCGATGACGGCGTGCGGGGGCCGGCGGTGCCAGTGCTCGGCCATGATGCGCAGCGCGCCGGCCCAACCGCCTGAGAACTGCAGCCCCCGGGTCACCTCGTCCTCGCTGGACGGGACGTTCAGCAGGGTCACCAGCTCACGGACCTCCTCCTCCCGGAAGGCGAGGTCGAGGTCGTCCACCAGCTCGATCCGGCCGTGGGCGCTCAGCAGTCCGAGGGAGACCGGCAGGATGGTGCGTGAGGCCAGCACCAGGTGCAGCCCCGGGTCGCCCAGGACGTGCTGGACCAGCTGCCGCATCTCCTCGGCCAGCACCGCGTCGGGGAGCAGCTGCATCTCGTCGACCACCACCACGGTGCCCTCGGGCACCCCGTCGGCGCAGTGGGCGAGCAGGTCGCGGATCTGCTGGGCCGCCGAACCGGCGGTGAGCCCCACCCAGTGGCAGCGCGCGGCGACGTCGGGGCGGGTGGCGAGCCAGCTCCTCAGCAGCACGCTCTTGCCCGAGCCGGAGGGACCCTTCACGACCGTCAGCGCCGCGGTCAGTGAGTCGTCCAGGCGCTGCAGGAGCCGCTCGCGAAGGACGGTGTACGGCGGCAGGTCCCATCGGGCGCCGGCCGCGGCCTCCTCGCCGCCGTGATCGGCGCCGCTCCTCCCCGTTGGGCGGGCCATGGCGACATGCTAGTCCCGTGTTCACCCCGCTTTCACCCCCGACTCACCCCAGCGGTCCGTGTCCGAGGTGAGACAGTTTCCTGTGTTGGTCGCCGCCAGATTTCGGGGGAATGGCGGCGGGTGACCAACGGGCCGCGGACTGCCACCGACAGGGGTCCGCGGCCCACCACCCCCTTCCCCCCTCCGCTGCCGCACGTGCCGGGCGGCGCGAGCCGGTGCACCTCGACGTCGCGCCTTCGCTGTCGGCGTCCCCGGGGTCGCAGCCCCCTCGTCGTCACCTGGCTGGTGCCCGCGCACAGTAGGGTCGCCTCTCCGGGCCCTGTGGGCCCCATCGCCCGTGACGAGAGGAACGCATGGAGATCTGGATCGGGAAGCCCTACCCCCTCGGCGCGACGTTCGACGGCTCGGGGGTGAACTTCGCCCTCTTCTCCGAGGTCGCGGAGCGCGTCGAGCTGTGCCTGATCGACGACGAGGGCGCCGAGACCCGCATCGAGGTCACCGAGGTCGACGGCTTCGTCTGGCACTGCTACCTGCCGATGGTGCAGCCGGGGCAGCGCTACGGCTACCGCGTGCACGGCCCCCACGACGCCGGCAACGGCCACCGCTGCA
The sequence above is a segment of the Auraticoccus monumenti genome. Coding sequences within it:
- a CDS encoding LuxR C-terminal-related transcriptional regulator, with the translated sequence MARPTGRSGADHGGEEAAAGARWDLPPYTVLRERLLQRLDDSLTAALTVVKGPSGSGKSVLLRSWLATRPDVAARCHWVGLTAGSAAQQIRDLLAHCADGVPEGTVVVVDEMQLLPDAVLAEEMRQLVQHVLGDPGLHLVLASRTILPVSLGLLSAHGRIELVDDLDLAFREEEVRELVTLLNVPSSEDEVTRGLQFSGGWAGALRIMAEHWHRRPPHAVIALLHSYVDSEVLDHLPPEDRRLLRDASVLPVLTAVSAATVTDRRDALGRLAHLHERGVPMQWLGSDRVALNPVLRQRLQHGLRLGDERAAQVLNRRAARWLRREGDVLGAVRLLLAGGDHDLAVDVLSEEFVHLVPRYAGEVLTLLDDLPQGADWRTTLMRGAAWIYSGESVDATAVLASVEAQLAASTTVLSPAGQSALAAFRLLVWRSVGYRSSPDLTLARHPAPEQHGATDGPRHVRAVVCGLRAEYGFWLLHHGRYREAEVVLTEAVTLARLAELWWLAVECLGASSVACAMNGHNERSRHLVTEAEHLAATRDVVESVLALARIGAALTLVDDLDLEAVRALLTRHFPGGRTRAADGALVTWLESTLLVLEGRETAGLERALTFRRDTPHLTGAQQALVSMAVFRGLLELGRLDEAAREVDRLDAVAPPGQRQLVDLCRGRLLVKRGRPAEAVQLLSPYLELPGTPARDQIGLLSTLVVAAEQAEEPAVAARAHSQLDVVSDRSGVGRSGSRQSLLMARLRYRGAQLSPTELRVLRHLDSELTLSQLADDLFISGNTVKTHLRNIYRKLQVSGRQQAVEQARLLNLV